Within Burkholderia sp., the genomic segment CTTCTCCATAGACCTTCAGACCGGTGCTGTCGACAACCAGATGGATCGGTTCATTGTCACGAAGGATCGGCAGTTCGACATCAAGCGTTTTTGCCCGGCGACAGAGCGTGGTGTAATTCGGCACCGGCAAGCTCGGGAAGGCCAAATCGCGCAGACTTTGGGTGAAACCTTGCAGGGCGCGCAAGGTCAGTCGATAGACGGTCTTCACGCCAAGTAATGCCTGAATCAGCGTATCGCCGTATACACACGGGCGACCACGTGTGGGTATGGCATCGGGCATTCTGGCAAGGACGGCTTCATCTATCCATATTGTTACGTTCCCCCGGCTGATCAGGCCTTCATTATAGGCCGCCCAATTCCTGACACGGTAGCGTGCCTTCGGCTCACCTTTCTTGTGTATGTCCTTGCGCATTTTCTTGACAAAAATTAGGCAGTTACTCTGGAATCTGACTTGATAGGAGGCTGGCCCAGCGACCGTTGCGCGTAAACGTCAACGGATCTCGCTCGATTTATGCAACAACGCCGGTCGGTGTCTGTTTCATGCCCGGCTTGAAACAGCCGTACTGGATCATGAAGCCGTTGATGACGCTGTGGAACACCGTGTTGTGGTAGTGGCTGGCCTTCACGTAATTCAGGAAATTCTCCACCGAACTCGATGCCTTTGCGGCGCCGAATTCGAGCTTGAACACGCCGTGGTTCGTATGCAGTTCAACCATGATAGTTCCTTTGTTGACTTGGCGAAACGGTACGCGGTCGGTCGTGAGAATACGGTCGCGTGAGGGGCGCTGGTGGCATGCCGGGTTATTTGCCGACGACGCTCGCCGATTCGATCGTGATCGTCTTTTCGGGTACGTCGTGCATGGAGCCGCGCGAGATGGTCGGGGTCGCCTCGATCTTCTTCACAACGTCAAAGCCCGAGACCACTTTGCCGAACACGGCATAGCCGTTGCCGTCCGGATTCGGGTAGTCTAAATTGGGATTATCAACAGTATTGATAAAGAATTCGGCGGTGGACGAGTTTGGGTCGCTGGTGCGCGCCATCGCGATGGCGCCCGTCAAGTTCTTCAGGCCGTTGCGGCTTTCCAGGGGAATCGGCGTGCGCGTCGGTTTCTCGTCGAAGTTCGCCTTGTAGCCGCCGCCCTGGATCATGAAGCCAGGGATCACGCGATGAAAGATCGTGCCGTTGTACTGGCCTGTTTTCACGTAGTCGAGGAAGTTCTCCACCGTCTTCGGCACTTTCTCCGGATAGAGCTCGACACGTATGTCGCCCTGCGTGGTCTGGAACTGCACGATGGGATGGGCAGTGCTTGTTTCCGCATCGGCGGGTCCGGTCGCAAAGAGGGCGGCGCTGCCCAGCGCCAACAACAGACGTTTCATGGCGATCCTCTGGTTGATGAAAAATGACGGCTTTACTCCTTCAGTGCGAGGGCGCGACGTAGGGCGGGGTCGCCAGCGTCGCACCGCCGTTGAACTCGAAGCTCGGTTGTGGCTGCGGCGTGATAGTCGACAAGTTCGAGGTGACCTCGACCGAAACGCCTTCGGTCCGGCTCGCGGGGGTCAGCTTGTCGGCCGTGGCCTGCTTTGCTGCCTCTTGCGCGGTCGACGGCGGCGCAATGATGCGCTCGATGTCAGCCAGGCGCTGCGCGCTCGCGCGGCCCAGTGAGAGCGCTAGTTTGTAGGATTCTGAGGCGAGGCGAAGGTACAGGTCGCCGAGGTTTTCGTAGGCGAGGCTGTAGTCCGGGTTCGCCTGGATGGCCGTGACCAGGGCCGCGCGCGCATCGTCATAGCGGCCGTGCTTGGCATAGAGCGCGGCGAGATTGTTGTACGGTTCGGGGAGTTCAGGGTAGGCTTGGGTCAGTGCGAGGAACTGCTCAATCGCGTCGTCGTCGCGATTGAGCCTGGCCAGCACCGTGCCGCGCTTGAACTGCGCTTGCACGTCACGCGGGTTTGAGGCGATCCGCGCATCGAGCTTCGAGAGGGCCGCAGACCAGTGGCGACCGGTGATCGAGGCGTCGATCTCCGGAGTGCCGTCGGCGGTAGCGGAGACCTTTTGCGCCCAGGCCGGGAGCGCCAGCGCGACACCCAGGACGGTCGCCGCAAGGAGGGTCACAGCGCTCGTCTCGTGGCCTCGGGAAGATTTCATAGGCTCAAATCGCGATGTTATACTTCAAACTATTCTAGCAAATCATCCGCGCGTTCCGGTGACCCGCTGACTGTCTTTTGCCTCTTGCGACCGTTACCGCTTCGCCCGTCGTCCGACCAACGACTCTGTGTCGACCGCGCGTCGTGCCGGGCTGTGGCGGGTGCTCCGAGCGGATGCACCTGCAGATCTCCTTCGCCATGGCGGCACTCATCGGCTCTCGTTTGTTCTCTATGGAATCAATGCGCATCTACAACACGCTCGCGCGTGACAAGCAAATCTTCGTGCCGCGTCAGCCCGGCGAAGTGAGCATGTACGTGTGCGGCATCACGGTTTACGACTACTGCCATATCGGGCATGCACGGATGATGGTGGTGTTCGACATCGTGCAGCGCTGGCTGCGCTGGCTCGGCTATCGCGTGACTTACGTGCGCAACATCACCGACATCGACGACAAGATCATCCGTCGCGCGGTGGAGAACGGCGAGACCATCGGCGAGCTGACTTCCCGCTTCATCGCGGCGATGCATGAGGATCTAGACGCGCTAGGCGTCGAACGACCGGACCACGAGCCGCGTGCTACGCACTACATCCCGCAAATGCTCGGCATGATCGAGGCCCTTGAAGCAAACGGATACGCGTACCAGGCCAAGGACGGCGACGTCAATTATGCGGTGCGCAAGTTCGCGAACTATGGTCGCCTATCTGGCAAGTCGCTCGACGACCTGCGCGCCGGCGAGCGCGTCGCGGTCACCAACGCCAAGCAGGACCCGCTCGATTTCGTGCTGTGGAAAAGCGTCAAGCCCGAGGAGTCGACCGATACCAGCTGGAATTCAAAGTACGGGCGTGGCCGCCCGGGCTGGCACATCGAGTGCTCCGCGATGGGGTGCGCACTGCTCGGTAATCATTACGACATCCATGGCGGTGGGCAGGACCTGCAGTTCCCGCATCACGAGAACGAGATCGCCCAGAGCGAGGGCGCGACTGGCGAGATTTTCGTCAACACCTGGATGCATAACGGCTTCGTGCAGGTCGACAACGAGAAGATGTCGAAATCGCTCGGCAATTTCTTTACGATCCGCGAAGTGCTGGAAAAGTACGACGCCGAGGTGGTGCGCTTCTTCATCGCGCGCACTCACTATCGTTCGTCGCTCAACTACAGCGAAGTGCATCTCGACGATGCACACGCCGCGCTCACGAGGTTGTACACCGCGCTCAAGGACGTCACGCCCGATGGCGCGTCGCTCGACCTTGACGAGCTGTATGCGCAGCGCTTCGCCGCCGCGATGAACGACGATTTCAATACGGCCCTGGCCGTATCGGTGCTGTTCGAACTGGCCAGCGAGGTGAACCGTACCGGCGATGCCGCGCTCGCGCGGCAATTCAAGCAGCTCGGTGCGTTACTCGGCCTGCTCGGTCGCGATGCGCGTGCCTTCCTACAGCAGGCCATCGGCGCGAACGCCGATGCGCTCAGCGGAGAAGCGATCGAGGCGCGCATCGCCGAGCGCTTGGCCGCCAAGCAGGCCAAGCATTATGCTGAAGCGGATCGAATCCGGGCAGCACTGCTCGAAGCCGGTGTCGCGCTTGAAGACAAACCGGGCGGGTTGACCGAATGGCGTCGCGTTTGATCGCGCGTCGTCCGTTCCGCTGATCGACTCGCCAGGCAGGAGGCAAGATGGCAACGGGCAGGAAAGTGCCGGCAAAGGGCGCGGTTCGCGCGGAGACACGCTCGCCGGTCGGGAAGGTCGCCGCCGAGCATGTGACCCATCCGCGCGCTGGTGCCATCAATGGTGTGGCGAAACCGGCTCGTGCCGAGAGCCTGGAACGCGAACTCGCGATCGAGCTCGCCGACGGTGCCGCGCGTAAAGCCCGCGCCAACGCGTCGGCCTCGCTGGGGCCGGTCGCCGAGGTCGAGGAAGTGGTGCGCCCCCCTACTGGGACAAGGCGAGCGCCGATCTCGTCAAGCGCGACCGCATCCTCAAGAAGCTGATCCCGAAGTTCGGCCCGGCGCATCTCGTCAAGCGCGGCGATCCCTTCGTCACGCTGGCGCGCTCGGTGGTCGGCCAACAGATCTCAGTGGCTTCCGCGCAGGACGTATGGGCGGCGATCGAAGCTGCCTGCCCGAGACTTTTGCCGCAGCAGGTGATCCAACTCGGCCTCGAGAAGCTCGCGGCCTGCGGCCTGTCCAAGCGCAAGTCGGAATACATCATCGACCTGGCCCAGCATTTCTTGTCGGGTGCGCTGCACGTCGACAAATGGACTTCGATGGAAGACGAGGCCGTGATCGCTGAGCTGACGCAGATCCGCGGCATCGGTCGCTGGACCGCCGAGATGTTCCTGATCTTCAACCTGTCACGGCCAGACGTGCTGCCGCTCGACGACCCCAGCTTA encodes:
- a CDS encoding peptidylprolyl isomerase, with the protein product MKRLLLALGSAALFATGPADAETSTAHPIVQFQTTQGDIRVELYPEKVPKTVENFLDYVKTGQYNGTIFHRVIPGFMIQGGGYKANFDEKPTRTPIPLESRNGLKNLTGAIAMARTSDPNSSTAEFFINTVDNPNLDYPNPDGNGYAVFGKVVSGFDVVKKIEATPTISRGSMHDVPEKTITIESASVVGK
- a CDS encoding tetratricopeptide repeat protein; this encodes MKSSRGHETSAVTLLAATVLGVALALPAWAQKVSATADGTPEIDASITGRHWSAALSKLDARIASNPRDVQAQFKRGTVLARLNRDDDAIEQFLALTQAYPELPEPYNNLAALYAKHGRYDDARAALVTAIQANPDYSLAYENLGDLYLRLASESYKLALSLGRASAQRLADIERIIAPPSTAQEAAKQATADKLTPASRTEGVSVEVTSNLSTITPQPQPSFEFNGGATLATPPYVAPSH
- the cysS gene encoding cysteine--tRNA ligase, whose protein sequence is MESMRIYNTLARDKQIFVPRQPGEVSMYVCGITVYDYCHIGHARMMVVFDIVQRWLRWLGYRVTYVRNITDIDDKIIRRAVENGETIGELTSRFIAAMHEDLDALGVERPDHEPRATHYIPQMLGMIEALEANGYAYQAKDGDVNYAVRKFANYGRLSGKSLDDLRAGERVAVTNAKQDPLDFVLWKSVKPEESTDTSWNSKYGRGRPGWHIECSAMGCALLGNHYDIHGGGQDLQFPHHENEIAQSEGATGEIFVNTWMHNGFVQVDNEKMSKSLGNFFTIREVLEKYDAEVVRFFIARTHYRSSLNYSEVHLDDAHAALTRLYTALKDVTPDGASLDLDELYAQRFAAAMNDDFNTALAVSVLFELASEVNRTGDAALARQFKQLGALLGLLGRDARAFLQQAIGANADALSGEAIEARIAERLAAKQAKHYAEADRIRAALLEAGVALEDKPGGLTEWRRV